The Kineothrix sp. MB12-C1 genome includes a window with the following:
- a CDS encoding aldo/keto reductase: MEMMKLSEKLSLSRIIQGFWRLESWNMTTKELVDYMNSCIEREVTSFDTAEIYSGTQCETWMGEAFAADKSIRNRVQLVSKTGIFQQKTGGKTFGYYNTSYERVMRSCKESLHRLQTDYIDLYLIHREDPCFDPWETARALKDLKKEGLVREVGVSNFDPFKFDALNKAMEGELVTNQIEWNPVCFEHFDTGLMDYLTVNRIHPMIWSPLAGGRLFTGKDEYSVKAMTKIREIAERHKEEPDTIVYAWLMYHPVGAMPIIGSSKAERLDLAIKALDVKLEHYEWYEIYAASGQQVLR; encoded by the coding sequence ATGGAAATGATGAAATTATCGGAGAAGCTATCTCTTTCTAGGATCATACAGGGATTCTGGCGATTGGAAAGCTGGAACATGACAACAAAAGAACTGGTAGATTACATGAATTCCTGTATCGAAAGAGAAGTGACAAGCTTTGATACGGCAGAGATTTACTCAGGAACCCAGTGCGAAACATGGATGGGAGAGGCTTTTGCAGCGGATAAAAGCATTCGAAACAGGGTTCAACTTGTGTCGAAGACAGGAATCTTTCAACAGAAAACCGGTGGTAAGACTTTTGGGTATTATAATACATCCTATGAAAGAGTGATGCGTTCCTGCAAGGAGAGTCTACATCGTTTGCAGACGGATTATATTGATTTATATTTGATTCACAGAGAAGATCCTTGCTTCGACCCATGGGAGACGGCTAGAGCTCTTAAAGATTTGAAGAAAGAAGGATTGGTCAGGGAAGTGGGCGTATCCAATTTCGACCCGTTTAAGTTCGATGCTTTGAATAAAGCTATGGAAGGAGAGCTGGTAACGAATCAAATTGAGTGGAATCCGGTATGCTTTGAACATTTTGACACTGGCTTGATGGACTATCTTACGGTGAATAGAATTCATCCTATGATTTGGTCGCCGCTTGCCGGAGGAAGGCTTTTTACAGGAAAAGATGAATATTCTGTAAAAGCGATGACAAAGATAAGAGAGATTGCTGAAAGGCATAAAGAGGAACCGGATACGATTGTCTATGCATGGCTGATGTATCACCCGGTAGGTGCGATGCCGATTATAGGAAGCAGTAAGGCGGAGAGACTCGACCTTGCCATAAAGGCACTGGATGTAAAGCTTGAGCATTATGAGTGGTATGAGATATATGCGGCAAGCGGACAGCAGGTATTGCGTTAA